The region CGCGATTATTTCGGTCCGCGCCGAAAGGTTGGGCGTAAAAAGGTTCGTGATGGTTTGGGGGATTTATTTGCGATTCGTGATGTGGGCCGGCACGATTGAATTTTTAGACTGTGGGCTGCATGTCTAACGATCTAGTCGGTTAGAGGTCGTGGAGTTCGAATTCGTTGATTTTGCGATGGAGGGTGCGTCGGCTAATTCCCAACTGCTGGGCGGCTTTGGTACGATTCCCGTTGTTCTCAGCTAATGCTTCGATGATGAGTTTTCGTTCAGTTTCTTCGAGTGATCCATGGGATGTACTGGCTTCGGCTTCGGCGGCGGCGCGAATGTCCGAGGGGAGATCTTTCATACCCAGTCGGGTGGAGCGGGTCATCACCACCATGTTTTCGATTTTGTTTCGCAATTCGCGGACGTTGCCGGGCCAGGGATAGCGCTGCAGGATGGCTAGGGCATCAGGGGTGATGCCGTCGATCTTTTTCCCGTTTTCTTCGCTGAACTGGCGCAGGAAGTGATGTGCGAGCAGCGGAATATCTTCGAGTCGTTCCCGTAGCGAGGGCAGACGGATAATGACGACATCCAGTCGATAGAAGAGGTCTTCGCGGAAGGAACCGTCTTTGACCATGGCTTTCAGGTCTTTGTTGGTGGCGCTAATGAGGCGCACGTCAATTTTTATGGTGCTATCGCCGCCAACCCGCTCGATACAGCGTTCTTCGAGGACGCGGAGCAATTTGACTTGTACGACGGCACTGATTTCGCCTATTTCATCCATGAACAGAGTACCGCCATGGGCACGTTCGAAGCGGCCCAGTCGCTGGGTTGCCGCGCCGGTAAAGGCTCCTTTTTCGTGACCAAATAATTCACTTTCAAGCAGGTTTTCCGGCAGGGCGGCGCAGTGCACGGTGACATAGGGGCCGTACTGGCGAGGGCTGAGGCGATGAATGGCTTCGGCGATTAATTCTTTGCCTGTCCCGCTTTCCCCCTGGATCATGACGGTGGCCCGTGTGGGCGCAACCTGTCGAACCATATCAA is a window of Spartobacteria bacterium DNA encoding:
- a CDS encoding sigma-54-dependent Fis family transcriptional regulator codes for the protein MSEKASILIVDDEKNTREGLSRALKRKYNIFLADNGSSALDIVDAHPIDVILSDIRMPGMDGISLVKELHIRKPDIICILLTAYGSVETAVEAMKIGAYDFLTKPINLDKLELLLNRSLRTRQIEIENVSLHSQLNKKLGLENIIGESPAMQHVFDMVRQVAPTRATVMIQGESGTGKELIAEAIHRLSPRQYGPYVTVHCAALPENLLESELFGHEKGAFTGAATQRLGRFERAHGGTLFMDEIGEISAVVQVKLLRVLEERCIERVGGDSTIKIDVRLISATNKDLKAMVKDGSFREDLFYRLDVVIIRLPSLRERLEDIPLLAHHFLRQFSEENGKKIDGITPDALAILQRYPWPGNVRELRNKIENMVVMTRSTRLGMKDLPSDIRAAAEAEASTSHGSLEETERKLIIEALAENNGNRTKAAQQLGISRRTLHRKINEFELHDL